The Aspergillus nidulans FGSC A4 chromosome VIII genome contains the following window.
TTGGACATCAGATCATTGGAAGAGCCCTCGGTGTCGAAGTTGGGAGAAATAGCGCGGGATGGGAGATTGCTGTTTGCGATGTTGATTTGACGGAAAAGGGGAAAGAGTTGTTTGGTGTTGAGACACTGGTGGGTGCCAACGCTGTATAACCATAGAGATTCTGAATACGACATGCTAACGGTATCCAGAAAATCCAACAAATGCACCGTGACATCGTCTTTGCGTACCCCGATGGTGTGACCCCGCTGGGCAGCTCGCCGAGGTGCGAAGTCCAGGGAATGTACAAGGCAGGGAAGTTTATTACAGTGCAGGGGCATCCGGAGTTCAAAGAGGATATTGTTTCTGAGGTGGTGAACTTGCGGGCTGCGGCGGGTGTTTTTGATAAGGGGCAGGCTGAGGATGCATTGGAGAGAGCCGGAAAGCCGCATGATGGAATTGCTATTGGGGTGGCTTTTCTGAAGTTCTTGTTAGAGTAGATGAATGGGGGGCCATAGATCATTTAGCGTTATGAATAGAAATAGATTATGACTCGAAATATATTCTGTACCGAGCCTTCGCTGGTGGCTTTCACCCCGTAAGAATGTGGTATCTAGATACAAAAGAAATGCGCATAGAACCAGCAAAGCTGGCATGTGAAAGTGACCTCCCCATTATAACCAATTGATCCCATCGGCAAAGAGAGCGAGGTTAGATTAACCACTCGCGCTGGggtcctccctctccaaaAACGTCGGATCGACATTGATCCTCCTCTCAAATTTCGTCCACCAGTCATGAAAAGCCTTAAGCGGCACGACTTCCTGCCCCCGATTCGACGGATCACTCGACGCGAAGCTCGCCAGGAAATTGAACGCGTTCCCCACGATTCTCTGTGCCAGCACCTTCGTAGTAATCCCTTTCTGCTGCGGCGTCtgcttgatcaaatctgttGATGCCCCTCCATTGCCTCCATTCGCAGcctcaagctgcgcaagctgcGGCGCAACTACCTGCACCGGCTCAATTGATATCCCTAGCGTCACCATGCCACCATTCCCGGCGTCTACCATCTGGTCTCCCCCCTGCGCACCTGTGCGGACCGACGGGCTGACTTTAATAACAGACGACGGCTTCTCATTTGCAAGGGCGCCAATGAAACGGAATTCCGAGCCAGGATATTGAATGTAGATAGCAGCAGCTGTGTCTTGCGGGAGGACGGTGCCcggaaggaagaagacgactAATTCGGAAAAGGATGGTGATAGCGGGAAGTTAAAAGCAAATTTTGTGGCTTGCCCATTTGGCTGAGGGTCAACGGCGACGATGTCTGTTAGGCAGGGCCGGCCGGGAATTATGACGGAGAACATGGTGACTGCGGATGATGGAGGTATAtggtaggtaggtaggtaggcaAACGGCGTTTAGTGTAAGACGTCAACAGTCCAATTGTAAGCCAATGTCATGTATAGGAGTTGCGCTTCAAAAGCATCGTGTTGTGCAGAGTTCGTGGAGATTCTAGGTGCTGGATGGAAGCtcagagaagcagcaaagaaaCTCGAAGCACCAGTGACGAAACCATGCATTGcccttatcgataagggCTTGCGTCTTGGCTCATTTATGTCACGTGTCAGAGAACCGCAAGATCAGTGTTTATAGAACTCCTTAGTTCAGAGCATAACATTAGCCGCATCGtacaagaatcatccttcttcaaggatatatgcccgaactgggcccgccaGAGCGCCTGATAGTGCAACAGTCtacacatctacctggatcAAGGGTACAAGCCCCCTCCCTTATCTATAGGTAGCCAAAACGGGCTTCTGCCCCTAGAAGACCCGGCCAGGGTAGTGCCGGATGCTTCTCCCACTCACTTCCGACATATActgtccatagttgctgcttcaaacctgtatctagctagtttgtagggagttctgtttaggcggcacgtccagatgccccctgggaggccgcagatcacgtgggccccgtgatccgccgagtgacgttaaataatcaaatcaaatcaaatcaaatcaaaccTTAGTTCAGAGCTGGTCATTTGCAGGTTTCGTCAGCGATCAACTTACTATGAGTCAGGTCATGGTTCTCAACATGATATAACCAGAAATCTGCTTTCAAATCAGATGCTGACAACTGCGATGCAGTTTTGTTCATCGGTCCAACCGAAGACGCTGTATTCTGAGCACCACAAAATGGCGCGAGACGCCTTATACAAGGGCGAGGCTAGCTACTTGTACCATTACTGCACCGCTGCGCTCGCGATTCATGGGCTATATGTCCTCGCACATTTGAAGTGCGGTTTGAACATCCATCAAGACATTTCATAGATGAACTTGGCCGAGGTTACCGATGACTTGGAATTGTCTGTATTTACGGAGACCAGCTAGTAACCGACCTTGTTCCCAGAAGGCCATGGGCTGTAGTTCAAACGATCAGACATGTAATTTCGCTTTTGTGGGCGGGGAAGTTGATTAACAACACATCCTGTGCTGCGGACTGGGGTACTGCAATCCCACCACCATCTGCCTCACAACAACTGTATCTTCTTACTCCACCTACGCAGACCCCTCCTGCACATTTTGAATCCAATCAGCCTCTCTTTCAGACTCTCCTGGCCTCTGTTCAATTTCGTACGTTGATTGACCAGACTTGGAAAGAAGTTAATGATCGGGTATGGCGAAACGGATCCTGGAGGACAACAATGTCCCCCGGCATTTCTCAGCAAATTCCGTCTTCACGGCAAGCCGTCCAAATTTGAAAGAGCTTACGATACAATGGCTAATCCGAGGTTCGTCTCTAGGCCGTCTTCCAGCTCCGAGCTCCGCACCCCTGCTGCGATCGGGCTGGGAAGTATCCGGTTGACCTGGCTGGCTTCAGGTGAGGCGACGTGTTCGAGAATTGAACTATCGAGTGCTAGGAAACAACCTGCCCTGCGGCCGTCGAGAACATAGAGCCTTTGAAGTTCAAGGGGCCGCAAGCTACCTCTTACCTCACTGAATAGGCTTATAGTGTACTTTCCGCAAATTTTGCCTGCCGGTGCGATCCTCGACGAGCTCTTACAGAGTAATCTCTACATCAGATGGCTTTTCTGGAATATTGCAGGTTGAATACATCTCTGATTTTGTGGTCATTGTTATACCTAATTCTCTGGAGGTAGGCACCTTCGTCCCATTGACAATGGCACAACCCCTCGACTATGACTGTTATGCGGGgtcagcagctgctggcaGACTGTTTTAAGAGCATTATATGAATACAAGGAAGGAAATCGATTAACAACGTTTGTACTGTTCTGCTCGCGGAGCAGATCTCCTCTGGACGCGACGGGTCGATAGTCAAGAATGTTCGGTAAGCTTACAGCTATGTTAACAACCATGAGAATCGTCGAACATGGACGGACATGGACGGACATAGACGAGAAAGGTGATACTAAACCCACGGATAGCAACAACAGGAAGGTGACAGAGGCCACAGAAAGGTTTGTTATCTGAGAATGAGCGGAGTTTTTCGGTAAGCTTTGAGTTCAGAATCTGTCCGGTGTCCGATGGCAAAGCTAACTTGTACAAAGTGTCTGTCTTTTCTGTCGGGAGAGTCGAGGCTGTACAACTTTAGCTAGCGAGATTACGCGCTGTTGGACTTCTTTCTCTGGGACATCCCACTGCTGCTGGGGGGTTAAGGGGTTCCACACCTTTAATACGACGACCCACCCTGCCGCAAGAGTTAAAAATGGTCTCATACCGATCACTATGAAACGTGCCCTGCAGCAGCCTATGGCCTCGATCAATGTTACGATAATAGTCGGGCAAATAGCCCTAACAGCCGGGGATCATGACTAAAAGACGTCGGATTATTGGTCAACAAATGAGCCCCAAAATACCTCCGTTGCAGCTTGGCTCCGATGCAATCAGCAGGCTATCAAGTAGGTCTTTCGTCCTCTCGTTTGTTCTAAAACCTACCTTGGCCTCGGTAGACGAAGCAGTACTCTGTAATCCGTAGAAGCACGCACCGGCCCACTGACTCCACAGCGGCTCAAAAGCAGCACCGGGCTTGGCAGAGGGTCCTCGCCGGCTTAATTTCTTCACCCTCCAGCACTTTCTATACCCATCCCGGTTATGTACCCATATCCGTTACCCCGTACACATTGATTACAAGAAACAACAATATGGCTCCCTTGCCACCAGACATCATGGCAACCCAACTCTCAACAATATATCTACTAGCTGCCATGTTCCCCTCTCCGGGCGAACTCGAACTCGACGCGTCAACAAAGGAATGCATCGACAAAGTGCGAGAATGGTGCGAAAGCGAAGATACATCCGCAGCTGCAAGTCCATCCGCTATCCCATCAAGCATTCTCCTCGCAGTGCACGCCCCGCTCTCAAACACAAATGGGAAGACTATTCAGGTTAACGTCTCCATCCCTCTGCATTCCCAGGACAGCCGGACGGCAGATGAAGCACCCACAATAACATATTCCCTTCGGCAACCAGACTGGATGTCGAAAGCAGAGGTGGCAAAACTGGCCTCTGGAATGCCCGCTGGTGACGTCTTTGCGGCGTTGGAGTTTATTCAAGAAGCTACTGCGTTCCTGGGGGATCTGAACGCAACCTCAATTTGTGAAAAcccctcaattcccactCAGAGTATCAGGGAGCCACTCGTTCGCGTCTGGTTCTACTTCCCCTCTCTCTCAACGCGCGCGAAACGCGCCGATATGGTCAATTATGCGCCGGACTACGGGCTAACGGGCTTCGTTCTTGCCGGGAAACCGGGCGTTTTATGTCTGGAGGGTGCGTCGAAGGATATTGATTCGTATATGAGCTTTATCAAGACGCACTCGTGGGGGGACATTCCTGCGCATCAGAAGAAGGTTAGCGAGCGGTTTCGAGAGACGGTGAGCGTTGAGAGAGTATTTGCGGGCATGGAGGAGATCACGGACAGCCTGGGGGAACGGGGTGGGCAGAGGGCGAACCGCGGGGATATGCAGGCATTGGAGGCTTGGCTTGGGAGGAGAGGGCTGGGAGAGGCTTTTGAAAAGGTAATTTTTTAGGTTGGAGCTTATGGTTTATGCAGCACGGATGAGGTCTTGGGAGATCTTTGTAAAGAATATCTGAAGCGAGCCAAAAACTATTCGTATAGAACAAAGCCTGTCTTATATAGTTACAACAAGTTCACCCATGATATCCATCATAGCAGTCAGTAAAAAGGCAGGTCATCCCGGTCCAACAACCCCACGATATTCTGGCTGAAAGAGAACCAGTCTCCCAGATTGAACCCATCCACCGCATCAATGGTTCCATCACCGAAGTTTGCACCAGGGCTGCTAGTATCAGCTTCTAATGATGACATGCGCTTGTTGGGTATGCGACCTGAGATTCCAGCGGGTAGCTGAGACTGTACACCGAAGGCGCAGAGCTGCGcatccacctccatcctGAGCCTCCGCTGCTCCTCACTCGAGCTTGCTGTTGACATGATGTCACAATAGCGCTGAGCGACGGTACAAAACACATGGAACAAGTGGTAGTGTTTGGCAATCGCAGGCGAATGCGGGCAGACAGACTCCATTGAGGTGACGAAAGCTTGCATCTGGCTCAGGTCTTGAAGGCTGCCCGTTTCAATTACATGGCAGAATAGCACAATAAAAGGCACAAAGGGGACGAAGAGAATAGACCTAGACGAACAATGAGTTGTAAGCTACCAAAGAGTGGTGTTCCAGACGTACCACGTTATATGCCCAGATAAGAGATCTGTATCGGTCGTGCCAAACTCACGAATAAAGGACTGGTGGCCTTCCAGTGCAGCCCGTGCTGATTCAAGACTTTCTTCGTtgaatgttgaagaagacccCGTTTGGACCGGCATAGCGCGGTATATCAGAGTCAACATAGACTGACGGAGGACATCTTCGGATATGGTGCTGGATTTTATCCTTTGGGCGTGCTCCTGGGTTGCGGATCGAAGCCAGGATTCCTGTAGAAATTATTAGAGCCCGTAGCTACACAAGGATAGGGAGGTTGTACAGTGGCCATCCTGCAATCCGTCGAGAgtccctgcagctgctgcgcTAGTACCGTCGCACGATGTCTCCGTACATCCACTggcagagaaagagagccAGCGCAATATAGTTCCTCGTAAATTCTCCCTGCCAAGCGAGCAAGTTCCACCAAGTACCCAAAGTACTCCATAAGCTGAGAGTCCGGCGACGAGCTTGTTCGAGACGATGGCGCTGGGACGGTGATATCGCTGTCCAGGATGGTGGAAGACTGGCCATTGCGTAAAGATAGAGTCTTCTCAAGAAAGTACACCAGCCAGAACAATAGTCCCTTGCTGTTGGGCTGGTTCGTTGATGAATCGGTCCCGACGGATCGAGTATGGTATCCTAGAAGTCGCGCGCTTTGAGAGGCAGCATTCACTAGAATGGACGCCAGAGAGCCCTTTGCATTACCAATCGCATATGTGGCCTTCGTGCGGTAGCTGTCAGCCGGAAATGATCTGTACGCGGAGGCCGGAGAGGGCAAGACTTActgcaagaacaagagcGAATACCATCTCGTGGCTTGGCTGAATATAAAGAGGCAGCCTGGACAGGGCGGTTTCTAGGTTGACACGACAGGTGGACAGTAAGTTCTCGGGATTATCGTTTAGGGAGCTGTTCGCTTGTTGTTGGATTACGCCAGCCCAAGTTGCGAAAACTTTTGACATGGTATTAGCCTTGTCGGCTGTCAGGCAAGACGCGATGATAGCGTCACTCACAGTATAAGGCTGCATTGACGATAATAAACTCTGCATCCGAGTACTCAGGCGAGAAATATACCTTCAGGCAGAGATCTGAGAGGCTCTCTGAGCTTAAAAACATCTTGAAAGACTCGGCCAGTAGTTGGATATCTACGCTGTCTGTCTCTATATTGCGTGGTTAGCATCAATTTCCCACTTAAACACCTTGTAGCAATGAAGCAAGCACCTTGTGCCTCCCGTAGGATGCTCACAGTCACTTCGATTGGAGGCATTTCGTACTTTGGCAGGCCTGCGGCTGGCTCTAACCGTGCGTGAGGGAACAAGGATGTCGCCGCAAGCGACTGGTAGCTAAACGACTCTACAAACTGCGAGATCGTCTTCAGGAGGCATGTTACCTCTCCGGTGATGTCTCTCTCTTGCTTGGAATCGACAGCGTCGTGTAGGAAACGGACTGCAAACGACGACTGCGCGgacaaagaagacgacgactGCCCTTTCAACAACCGGCCCTTCTCTGCCGGGTCGTCTAGAGTGGGAAAGCCGTGTACCTGGCGCGAGCATACATCGGGAGTACTGTTATTACTCGAAGCATCGCCTGTAGCAAATCGATGGGTGGAGGAATGTTGTATAGCGGATTGGCACGGCGGAGCGCTGTGCAGCTGGAGAGCTAGAGATTCGACAAGATTACTTAACCGATCGAGCCGACTTTCAATCGAGTCGATCTTGCGTTCGCTATCCACAACCATCAGTAAATATACTattctcgaggaagaagacgcgTACTATTGCGAAGATATCAGAACACGGGCTTGCTTTGGCCGTGCGGCAGGCTTGagggttatacagctagcACCCGACAGGCGACAGTTTGAGCAAGGCGAAGATTTATCACAGCGTATCTGCCTCATATCAGTCTATTTGCACCAAGACAAACGGTGCGCTTAGAGGCTGACTTTGCGGTTGCGGCATGGCTCACACTACCGAGGCTGGTCAGCGAATGACCTTTTAATCACAGCTAACACTTACTGCACGCTTCTGGATCAAGGTGGTCATGTCTGCCATCTTGTCGTTACTTCCTGCCAGAGCATAGTATGGATTGggggacgaagaggaagaggactaTGTCACCATGGCACGACGATGACTCGGAGTCCGCGCATCCCGCATCCCGCAGCTTCCGCAATCCGAGCCCTAAGTGTCAGGACACAGTCACCTTGGCGTCAAGCTGCCATGCCGATTGGATATGGGGATTCACTGTGTAGTACACAGGCGTATGACGATGAAAGGAATACGGGCGGCTGTTATGTTTGGGAGAACGCTCCTCTTTTGACTGAGATTCAAGCTCTCGCTGTCCCTCTCGTATATATCCACATAAATTATAAAAAAAGCGCAGCAAGTTTCTGCAGCACCAATTAGTAGTTGGctaaaataaaaaaaaaaaattaagataatcaagaaaaaaatataaaattGAATAGAAAAATGGCTTGTCTTGTAACCTGAAATCATATGCGAAATTTTCAAGATCGAAAATATAAAATAATCCAAACAATTTTGGGAGAAACTGAGTATTCACCTTAGTAACTAAGATTCACAAGACTGAGATATTTTCGAGTAAATGGCATGAAATAGCATGTTGTCTCTGGCGCAACGCTATATTGAGTGGCTCGAGACGAGAAGTCTCCCGAGCTCAGAAAGCTCCCTACAAGGTTTGGTCGTATGTGGCGGGCACTGCTTATATGTCTTATATACTGCGCTTAGATAGTAGGCTGTCATTCACAATATAGAAGTAATTTATCAACGGCGACCGAATAGGCGCTGTGAAAAGCTTATTGGATAGCGATGCTGATATCCCTTCTGTCTCCTGCAGAAGCTTCCGTACTTGGTTCGCGCTTCTTCAAATTAAAAGTCAGGAGCTACGCCTGGGCGATGCCAGGAATCACCAGTTATTCAAATGATCGAAGTACCGTGGGAGTCGCGGGGAGAGCAGAAGTTATGTTCAACTCGTTAGATCTCCCGGGATCTATTCGCGACATATTTTGAGAAAGCCTGTTCTAAGAGGCTACAAGGACACTTAAAGCTCCGGCGCGTATCAAACCAGAACTGGTTGATTTGCCAAACGATTAGGGCTACCTCTTTAGACGAGAGGAATCGGCGGCTGTTAGGATACCTCGAGGCAGGTTCCACAGAGGTCCCCAATGCAGGCTTTGATGCAATGACTGCTTCCGGGGCATATACAAGAAGAGATTGTATAAACCAGAGGCACAAGCGTGCTTGAGATCGAAATCACAGATGGACTACCGCTAGTCCCATGATCCCTGACAAGATTCTAGGTCTACGTTCTAGAAGCTGACGAAACCGAAATAACAACGAAAACAACGAAATTGAAAGAACAACAGGGATTGAAGGCTCCTAAGGCCAACTTACCGTTATAAGTGGACTGTTGGTCCTCTTCATTGCGCCGCATGGAATGCCCGTTATACCACCGGCGCCAGCGGTAGGGCACTGCTCTTGAGCCCGGGTTGGAAGCCACGATGGATGCAGATGATCCATGTGGGCCAGTAAAATGGGCTCTGCATCTAGCTAGTTGTTGGCGTGGGCGAAAGTCTGAAGATAGAAGGCGCGTTATCGAGGAAAGGAGCCAAGCTGATATCTAGAATCTTTTGTCCAGTCCGCTTCCAGCGTTATAATCCTCCCTTCTGCTGGCTTATTATTCCCATACATCCGTTGACTTTGCTTCTCTAACAGACTCCCATGGAACCGGATTATGTCCTCGACCCGCGCGGCGAAGTCATTCTCGTCGTCCAGAGACCGAACGCCCCGTTCGCTATATGGAACCAgttccttcctcctccaacacCTCCTGATGCCCAACAACCTTTGGCGATGATGGGAACGAGAGGGATGAATATCAGAGACGCTACTGGGCTGGCATCAACATTGGAAGCTGAGGATGGGCTTGATaatgacgacgacgacgaaaACGATGATGATACAAACATAGCATACCCTAATGGATCAGCATTCGTGCACGACGGCGAGGAACTCGAAATCGAAACAAGCGTCGACGGTGCTGACGGGTCAGAATCTACAAGCGATGCTGAGTATGTAGATGAAATGAGCGCCGAAGATTTTACTGAGCCAGCGCTCAACCATGGCGCGGAGGAAGACGATTCCAGGACTTGCATCCTAATCCCTAACCAGCCAGGATCGCCAGACCACGACAAAGAGGCCGATTCGCACGTCCAGATCCAGGTCTCTGCCAGGCACCTCGCGCTCGGCTCGCCAGTCTTTGACAGAATGCTCCACGGCAGTTGGAAAGAAGGCCGGGAATTCAAAGAAAAGGGCTCCATCGTTCTGGTCGTTGACAACTGGGATGTCGATGCGTTTCTAGTGGTCCTTAACATCTTGCATTCCCAGCTGCTGAAACTGCCTCGGAAGGTAACAATCGAGCAGCTTGCTAAGATTGCAGTCATAGCAGACTACTATGATTGCCAGAGTGTGCGGTTCTTTGGCAGCTTATGGGTCCGATGCCTTCCAAAAAAGCCTCCGGCGTCGCCTTTTCGTTTTAGAGATATAATGCTAGGGCTCTGGATTGCTTATTTTTTTCGGCATGCCCTCACCTTCAGCGCCTATTCGCGTGCTGCAATAGAGCAAAGTGATTATTTTATCTCGTCGCTTGGCCTGCCTATACCAGCGACGATTATCGGTGAGCTCTATGGTGCGCTCGGCTGGGACACAGACTTACGGTATCCCAGATGATCTGAATGATAAGAGAATCGACGCAATCGGTCGAGTTATTGACGAATTGTATGACCGAAGGGACCATCTCCTCTCGGATGATGCATCAATTGAACCGGGATGCACTTTAGAATGCAGGTCCATCGTGCTAGGTACTTTGATGAGGCACATGCATGAGCATAACTTCCGGTATCACCCACCAGAGGCTCCCTACATTGGTATTCGACTCTGTAACGTCCGCAATGTAGAACGCTTTCGTGCTCCAGACTGGGCGAAGCGTGATGAGCGCTATCCTCGAGATTCTGAGTGGGCGTATGCGTGGCATGACTGTCAAGAGCTAGCTCTGGCTCGTGGCTTTGAGACATGGTCCTCGGTTGGTCTTGATTTGGCCGACTATACGGTTTAGCTACTTTTGCGTGTAGATGTGGTTGGTTGCAAACGTAGGTTTCGACCACTACCATGTAGTCTTTTTATTATCTATAGACCGGTCTTATACGTCCAAAAAAATCCCTTTCACAATGAAAATATTCCTCGCAACCCCTTAACAAGCTCCGGCACTGTAAGTGCTCCAACAGGTAGCATCGCCAACCGATCCCTGAGAGCCCGCAGGAGACGGGGTATTACTACACGAGTCTCTGGGAAAGCCCCGGTAATGACCAAATAGAGCCCTGTACTAAACCCGACTGTGGTTGCAAATGCAGAGAGAAGCCCTAGATACGAGAGGATCTCTACACCtggcttcttgaagaaatACCTCTTCCGCTCCCCCAgccttgttcttctctttaGCGTTGGAATGTATTTGAAGTCGAACACTGTTTCTTTCCCAAGACCGTCTTTCTCGTCCATGAGGTGTTTCCAGAACATTTTCTTGCGGTTCTACATCGTGTTCATTGGCCTGCTTGTCCATGGATGTGATATAGGAAGGCCACGTACCTCGATAACATGTCGATCAACAGCTGGAATCAACGGAATCGTCTTGCTCTGCACCTTCACCCAGAAGCAATACCCCCAAATAAGCACTCGGTAATAGAGACTAGTCTTCGGAATTTGTAACTCATCCGACAGCTGATCCCCATTCAGCAATCTTGTCAATGCATCCATGTACTCCAGAGACGCGTATATCGGGGCCGTGTTCTCCAGTCCAATCGCAATATTCCTCGCCAGGATTCTGCCCGTGTCCGTCGGATCAAACTCGTTAACCAGCAGCGACTCCGATACAACCTTCGCTTTTGCCGCACTCTCGAACGGCTCCGTCGGCGCCCCCATATACCACGCCACCAGCCGCCAAACTGCAATGtaatcctcctcttcttgtgGAGTCAAATGAATCCCCTGCCGCGGAAGACCCAGCCAAATCACCGTGCTACTGAATGTGTTTATCGTCGCGAATGAATCCAGGTCATTGATGGGAAGGCCGTAGCGCCCGGCGTCATAATATGTGGGATCCTGTTCCACGAGACTCATGATTTTCCGACGCACAGCGGAGTGTAAGAGTCTGACGCGCACGGAGGCGAGGTGGCCCTCTCCGCCTGGCTTCAGGGCCTCGGCGCTTTTGTTCACTTGGATTGTGTGCTGGACTGTTTCGAGGAGGCGCCAGCGGACGACTTTTGCGCTGAAGCCGCCTGTTCGGGTCAAAACTTCACCAACGCGGATAGCACCCCTGTACAGTTCATGGTTTATTAGGGCTGGGTTCAGTTTTAGGATGAGATGGGATAGTCAAAATTGGCGATGCGTACATTCCGCCTAAAAGGCTAACGAATGTCAACTGAGTCGATCAACATATGTTAGCTGTCGTCCTGCATGACACGGCACAGATAGAAATGAAGATATCATACAGCATTTGTGACAGGCACCAAGTGCCGCCAGAAGATATCCTGGCCACGCTGGATCTGCTCCCAATCCACCCATTCCGGCACGGTATTGATTTGATTCCagagttcttccagcttAGGGTTTTGAGCATGGTTATCCCTCAGCAGTGCGTATCTATCCCGTTTTGTGGGATCTTCTGAAGAAGCCGGTAAACTGTCAAGTACCTCGTTGGCTTCATCGGCTAGGGTGTCGCAGGTTCGGATCCAGGGTTCTAGTTCGCTGCCAGGACGATGCTGCGGGGTCCATTCGAAGGAGTAGTCCCAGTAATGGTAGACGACTCGATTGCCCTTCTTATTGGTGGTTACGGACATCTTGTTATTTAGGTGAAGTGTAGTGAAGGGTAGATAGAGATAGGGTTGAGCGGTTGCGGTGTGGTAGTATATAGCTAAATGCTTTCTATATGAGGTTCGCGATCCCGAAGCAGATAGCAACACCCGCGGTCCGGGGTCCGGGCCCCGGGCATAGAGATCATCAGGCCATTAGATAGTTTTTGGGGTTCGTGACTTGCAGGAGAGTCACACAGTATGCTGCCGATCAATGGTGGGTATCGCATGTGAAGCAGGGTCATGCCTACTGAGTCAGTTGGAGCTCTTGGCCCAACTACGGATGACTTTGACGAGCAAATGCCGACCACCTATCAAACTTACAGGCACCAATGCATTAACTTTCATTCTTTCTCCTACTCATGAGGCCGCGGGTCGAGGATGTCACATGGAGAATAGTGCGCGACGCGCGACCTATCCTTGACGGCGCCGCCATCCGCCATATGACATCTTGTGTACCCAAACTTAAGCATAGGAGTCGCTTCTCAATCCATCCAGGGCGCCGGTACATTCCCTCAAACTTGACGTCTAAAGATGATGCGAGCACGTATCAACCTTGACTTGCAGGTCACACTTgacctttttctcttcctggtTCCAGATCGCAAAGCCAAAAGTGTTGTCGCCGTCATAGTTCCAGACACCGGGAGGTACAGGGAAGGTATGCATCGCTTCATTCACGTAAGGGTAGTATCTGCCATATTGGTACCCGTTGATATAGAGGTAAGCTCAAAAGC
Protein-coding sequences here:
- a CDS encoding oxygenase MpaB family protein (transcript_id=CADANIAT00002538), with product MSVTTNKKGNRVVYHYWDYSFEWTPQHRPGSELEPWIRTCDTLADEANEVLDSLPASSEDPTKRDRYALLRDNHAQNPKLEELWNQINTVPEWVDWEQIQRGQDIFWRHLVPVTNALTFVSLLGGMGAIRVGEVLTRTGGFSAKVVRWRLLETVQHTIQVNKSAEALKPGGEGHLASVRVRLLHSAVRRKIMSLVEQDPTYYDAGRYGLPINDLDSFATINTFSSTVIWLGLPRQGIHLTPQEEEDYIAVWRLVAWYMGAPTEPFESAAKAKVVSESLLVNEFDPTDTGRILARNIAIGLENTAPIYASLEYMDALTRLLNGDQLSDELQIPKTSLYYRVLIWGYCFWVKVQSKTIPLIPAVDRHVIENRKKMFWKHLMDEKDGLGKETVFDFKYIPTLKRRTRLGERKRYFFKKPGVEILSYLGLLSAFATTVGFSTGLYLVITGAFPETRVVIPRLLRALRDRLAMLPVGALTVPELVKGLRGIFSL